TTGTCCGGACGATGTGGTTTCGCAACCACGGGTTCCATCTTCGACACATCATATGTCCGCACCGAGTGGTAGCGCGCGTCCGGGTCGGAGTACACCGGCGTGTACGGTCGGTCGGTCCTTGCAGCGAGGTAGTCGGCCGTGGTCTGGTCCGCTGCAATGACGCCGTTCTTACCTCCGGCTTCGATGGCCATGTTCGTGAGCGTCATACGCTCCTCCATCGAGAGGTCGAAGACGGCCTGACCGTCGAACTCCATCGCCCGGTAAGTCGCACCATCAATGCCGATGTCACCAATAACCGTCAGAATCAGGTCCTTCGCCATGAGGTACGGCGGCAGGTTACCGTCGAAGACGAACTTCATCGTCTCCGGCACCTTGACCCAGATCTTCCCGGTACCCATGATGAGCGCGGCGTCGGTATTTCCGACCCCTGTAGAAAACAGTCCGAATGCTCCCGATGTGCACGAGTGAGAGTCCGTTCCTATCAGGACGCTGCCCGGGAGATTGAAGCCTTCCTCTGCTAATCCGATGTGACAGACGCCTTTATAGCGACTGGTGCCCACGTCGTAGTAGTGTGGTAGGTCCTGCTCGGCCGCGAAAGCCCGGAGGATGTCGACGTTTCGATTGGCGTGTGGGTCGGCCGTGAAAATGTAGTGATCGGGCATGATGACGAGCTTATCCGGATCCCAGACGCGCGCCTCCTCACCGA
This region of Rhodothermales bacterium genomic DNA includes:
- a CDS encoding 3-isopropylmalate dehydratase large subunit; the encoded protein is MNITEKIIARHSGRDRVVPGENVWIDVDVLMTHDVCGPPAIGIFKREFGEEARVWDPDKLVIMPDHYIFTADPHANRNVDILRAFAAEQDLPHYYDVGTSRYKGVCHIGLAEEGFNLPGSVLIGTDSHSCTSGAFGLFSTGVGNTDAALIMGTGKIWVKVPETMKFVFDGNLPPYLMAKDLILTVIGDIGIDGATYRAMEFDGQAVFDLSMEERMTLTNMAIEAGGKNGVIAADQTTADYLAARTDRPYTPVYSDPDARYHSVRTYDVSKMEPVVAKPHRPDNRASVSEVEGTKLDRAYIGSCTGGKLEDFVAAAGILKDGRVAIDTFIVPATTEVARLLDTTLVEGVSVRQIFRDAGCKIGESSCAACLGGPIDTFGRTHATEVVISTTNRNFPGRMGSKQSAVYLASPLTVAASALSGVITDPREVLV